One window of the Tachypleus tridentatus isolate NWPU-2018 chromosome 10, ASM421037v1, whole genome shotgun sequence genome contains the following:
- the LOC143230076 gene encoding uncharacterized protein LOC143230076 isoform X1, with translation MEVIKMKCELVSEEEDILLGIKVMKNEDKPFTFISSEDKPFTFISVEADSIEENSLLTSVVKEEQKESYDEATDKTENVFIRVKNELPDGLSQDTKTNVDNCCGSHFTGYVLKQEDAVKGANTSSKPNNDVCGKANFSGSNIKESNIPQGGDKPYNYVTREEESVIFNNLKQHAGKELYRCVVCSKHFKIISELKKHEQTHTIEKSYTCTICNKQFITNLVLTNHERIHTREKPYYCEICEKEFKTNSDLKMHQQIHTGTKRYCCPVCGKHFRKSNELKKHENIHTGEKPYSCEICGKNFRISKSLKYHERIHTGEKPFSCKFCGEQYRSNFSLKIHEQNHTGEKPYTCTVCGKQFGTNNALKKHERIHTGEKPYCCTTCEKYFRTGTDFQIHQAKHSGKKPYCCTVCEKHFGTNYELKQHERIHTDKKPYCCTVCGKHFRVRSSLKYHERIHSGEKPYSCDICGKQFRINSSLNAHKRVHTGEKPYTCVICNKQLRTNSALRYHEGIHTGVKPYTCVECNKQFRTNKALRGHKIMHTGEKPYTCVVCNKQFRTNSALRYHKGIHTEEKPYSCKICGKDFRISKSLKYHERIHTGEKPFSCDYCGKQYRSNFSLKIHEQIHTGEKPYTCTVCGKQFGTSNALKKHERIHTGEKPYCCATCGKYFRKCTDLKIHEAKHSGEKPYCCTVCEKHFGTNYELKQHERIHTDKKPHCCTVCGKHFRVCSSLKYHERIHSGEKPYSCDICGKQFRINSSLNAHKRVHTGEKPYTCVICNKKFKTNSALRYHERIHAGVKPYTCVECNKQFRTNKALRGHKIMHTGEKPYTCVVCNKQFRTNSALRYHKGIHTEEKPYSCKICGKDFRISKSLKYHERIHTREKPFSCDYCGKQYRSNFSLKIHEGIHTGEKPYTCTVCGKQFGTNNALKKHENIYTGEKPYCCEKQFRSN, from the exons TAGAAGCTGATTCCATAGAAGAAAATTCTTTACTTACCAGTGTAGTGAAAGAAGAACAGAAAGAGAGCTATGATGAAGCAACAGATAAAACTGag AATGTATTTATCAGAGTGAAAAATGAACTACCAGATGGTCTGTCACAAG ATACAAAGACCAATGTGGACAACTGTTGTGGAAGTCATTTTACtggttatgttttaaaacaagaagATGCTGTGAAAGGAGCTAATACATCTTCAAAACCAAATAATGATGTATGTGGAAAAGCAAATTTTAGTGGAAGTAACATAAAAGAGTCTAATATACCTCAGGGTGGTGATAAACCTTACAATTATGTAACACGTGAAGAGGaatctgtaatatttaataacttaaaacaacatgCTGGTAAAGAATTGTACAGATGTGTAGTTTGcagtaaacatttcaaaattattagtgaattaaaaaaacatgaacaaacaCATACTATAGAGAAATCTTATACTTGcacaatatgtaataaacaatTCATAACAAATCTTGTATTAACAAATCATGAAAGAATACATACGAGGGAGAAACCTTATTATTGTGAAATTTGTgaaaaagaatttaaaacaaatagtgACTTAAAAATGCATCAACAAATTCATACTGGAACAAAACGTTATTGTTGTCCAGTTTGTGGAAAACACTTTCGAAAAAGTAATGAATTAAAAAAGCATGAAAACATACACACTGGggaaaaaccttacagttgtgaaATTTGTGGAAAAAACTTTAGAATAAGTAAGTCTTTAAAATATCATGaaagaatacatactggagaAAAACCTTTCAGTTGTAAGTTTTGTGGAGAACAATATAGaagtaattttagtttaaaaatacatgaacaaaaccatactggagagaaaccttacacaTGTACAGTATGTGGTAAACAATTTGGAACAAATAATGCATTAAAAAAGCATGaaagaatacatactggagagaaaccttactgTTGTACAACTTGTGAAAAATACTTTAGAACAGGTACAGACTTTCAAATTCATCAAGCAAAACACAGTGGGAAAAAACCTTATTGTtgtacagtttgtgaaaaacaCTTTGGAACAAACTATGAGTTAAAACAGCATGAAAGAATACATACTGACAAGAAACCTTACTGTTGTACAGTTTGTGGAAAACACTTTAGAGTACGTAgttcattaaaatatcatgaaagaATACATagtggagagaaaccttacagttgtgacatttgtggaaaacaatttagaatTAACTCTAGCTTAAATGCACATAAACGAGtgcatactggggagaaaccttacacttgtgtaatatgtaataaacagcttagaacaAACAGTGCATTAAGATATCATGAAGGAATACATACTGGTGTGAAACCTTACACTTGTGTAGAATGTAACAAACAGTTTAGAACAAATAAAGCACTGAGAGGTCATAAAATAATGCATACAGGAGAGAAACCTTACACTTGTGTAGTATGTAATAAACAGTTCAGAACTAATAGTGCATTAAGATATCATAAGGGAATACATACTGAGGAAAAACCTTACAGTTGCAAAATTTGTGGAAAAGACTTTAGAATAAGTAAGTCTTTAAAATATCATGAAAGAATACATACCGGAGAGAAACCTTTCAGTTGTGACTATTGTGGAAAACAATATAGAAgtaattttagtttgaaaatacATGAACAAATtcatactggagagaaaccttacacaTGTACAGTATGTGGTAAACAATTTGGAACAAGTAATGCATTAAAAAAGCATGAAAGgatacatactggagagaaaccttactgTTGTGCTACTTGTGGAAAATACTTTAGAAAGTGTACAGACTTAAAAATTCATGAAGCAAAACACAGTGGGGAAAAACCTTATTGTtgtacagtttgtgaaaaacaCTTTGGAACAAATTATGAGTTAAAACAGCATGAAAGAATACATACTGACAAGAAACCTCACTGTTGTACAGTTTGTGGAAAACACTTTAGAGTATGTAGTTCACTAAAATATCATGAAAGAATACATagtggagagaaaccttacagttgtgacatttgtggaaaacaatttagaatTAACTCTAGCTTAAATGCACATAAACGagtacatactggggagaaaccttacacttgtgtaatatgtaataaaaaatttaaaacaaacagtgcATTAAGATATCATGAAAGAATTCACGCTGGTGTGAAACCTTACACTTGTGTAGAATGTAACAAACAGTTTAGAACAAATAAAGCACTGAGAGGTCATAAAATAATGCATACAGGAGAGAAACCTTACACTTGTGTAGTATGTAATAAACAGTTCAGAACAAATAGTGCATTAAGATATCATAAGGGAATACATACTGAGGAAAAACCTTACAGTTGCAAAATTTGTGGAAAAGACTTTAGAATAAGTAAGTCTTTAAAATATCATGAAAGAATACATACCAGAGAGAAACCTTTCAGTTGTGACTATTGTGGAAAACAATATAGAAGTAATTTTAGCTTAAAAATACATGAAGgaatacatactggagagaaaccttacacaTGTACAGTATGTGGTAAACAATTTGGAACAAATAATGCATTGAAAAagcatgaaaatatatatactggagagaaaccttactgttgtgaaaaacaatttagaaGTAACTAG
- the LOC143230076 gene encoding uncharacterized protein LOC143230076 isoform X2, translating to MEVIKMKCELVSEEEDILLGIKVMKNEDKPFTFISSEDKPFTFISEADSIEENSLLTSVVKEEQKESYDEATDKTENVFIRVKNELPDGLSQDTKTNVDNCCGSHFTGYVLKQEDAVKGANTSSKPNNDVCGKANFSGSNIKESNIPQGGDKPYNYVTREEESVIFNNLKQHAGKELYRCVVCSKHFKIISELKKHEQTHTIEKSYTCTICNKQFITNLVLTNHERIHTREKPYYCEICEKEFKTNSDLKMHQQIHTGTKRYCCPVCGKHFRKSNELKKHENIHTGEKPYSCEICGKNFRISKSLKYHERIHTGEKPFSCKFCGEQYRSNFSLKIHEQNHTGEKPYTCTVCGKQFGTNNALKKHERIHTGEKPYCCTTCEKYFRTGTDFQIHQAKHSGKKPYCCTVCEKHFGTNYELKQHERIHTDKKPYCCTVCGKHFRVRSSLKYHERIHSGEKPYSCDICGKQFRINSSLNAHKRVHTGEKPYTCVICNKQLRTNSALRYHEGIHTGVKPYTCVECNKQFRTNKALRGHKIMHTGEKPYTCVVCNKQFRTNSALRYHKGIHTEEKPYSCKICGKDFRISKSLKYHERIHTGEKPFSCDYCGKQYRSNFSLKIHEQIHTGEKPYTCTVCGKQFGTSNALKKHERIHTGEKPYCCATCGKYFRKCTDLKIHEAKHSGEKPYCCTVCEKHFGTNYELKQHERIHTDKKPHCCTVCGKHFRVCSSLKYHERIHSGEKPYSCDICGKQFRINSSLNAHKRVHTGEKPYTCVICNKKFKTNSALRYHERIHAGVKPYTCVECNKQFRTNKALRGHKIMHTGEKPYTCVVCNKQFRTNSALRYHKGIHTEEKPYSCKICGKDFRISKSLKYHERIHTREKPFSCDYCGKQYRSNFSLKIHEGIHTGEKPYTCTVCGKQFGTNNALKKHENIYTGEKPYCCEKQFRSN from the exons AAGCTGATTCCATAGAAGAAAATTCTTTACTTACCAGTGTAGTGAAAGAAGAACAGAAAGAGAGCTATGATGAAGCAACAGATAAAACTGag AATGTATTTATCAGAGTGAAAAATGAACTACCAGATGGTCTGTCACAAG ATACAAAGACCAATGTGGACAACTGTTGTGGAAGTCATTTTACtggttatgttttaaaacaagaagATGCTGTGAAAGGAGCTAATACATCTTCAAAACCAAATAATGATGTATGTGGAAAAGCAAATTTTAGTGGAAGTAACATAAAAGAGTCTAATATACCTCAGGGTGGTGATAAACCTTACAATTATGTAACACGTGAAGAGGaatctgtaatatttaataacttaaaacaacatgCTGGTAAAGAATTGTACAGATGTGTAGTTTGcagtaaacatttcaaaattattagtgaattaaaaaaacatgaacaaacaCATACTATAGAGAAATCTTATACTTGcacaatatgtaataaacaatTCATAACAAATCTTGTATTAACAAATCATGAAAGAATACATACGAGGGAGAAACCTTATTATTGTGAAATTTGTgaaaaagaatttaaaacaaatagtgACTTAAAAATGCATCAACAAATTCATACTGGAACAAAACGTTATTGTTGTCCAGTTTGTGGAAAACACTTTCGAAAAAGTAATGAATTAAAAAAGCATGAAAACATACACACTGGggaaaaaccttacagttgtgaaATTTGTGGAAAAAACTTTAGAATAAGTAAGTCTTTAAAATATCATGaaagaatacatactggagaAAAACCTTTCAGTTGTAAGTTTTGTGGAGAACAATATAGaagtaattttagtttaaaaatacatgaacaaaaccatactggagagaaaccttacacaTGTACAGTATGTGGTAAACAATTTGGAACAAATAATGCATTAAAAAAGCATGaaagaatacatactggagagaaaccttactgTTGTACAACTTGTGAAAAATACTTTAGAACAGGTACAGACTTTCAAATTCATCAAGCAAAACACAGTGGGAAAAAACCTTATTGTtgtacagtttgtgaaaaacaCTTTGGAACAAACTATGAGTTAAAACAGCATGAAAGAATACATACTGACAAGAAACCTTACTGTTGTACAGTTTGTGGAAAACACTTTAGAGTACGTAgttcattaaaatatcatgaaagaATACATagtggagagaaaccttacagttgtgacatttgtggaaaacaatttagaatTAACTCTAGCTTAAATGCACATAAACGAGtgcatactggggagaaaccttacacttgtgtaatatgtaataaacagcttagaacaAACAGTGCATTAAGATATCATGAAGGAATACATACTGGTGTGAAACCTTACACTTGTGTAGAATGTAACAAACAGTTTAGAACAAATAAAGCACTGAGAGGTCATAAAATAATGCATACAGGAGAGAAACCTTACACTTGTGTAGTATGTAATAAACAGTTCAGAACTAATAGTGCATTAAGATATCATAAGGGAATACATACTGAGGAAAAACCTTACAGTTGCAAAATTTGTGGAAAAGACTTTAGAATAAGTAAGTCTTTAAAATATCATGAAAGAATACATACCGGAGAGAAACCTTTCAGTTGTGACTATTGTGGAAAACAATATAGAAgtaattttagtttgaaaatacATGAACAAATtcatactggagagaaaccttacacaTGTACAGTATGTGGTAAACAATTTGGAACAAGTAATGCATTAAAAAAGCATGAAAGgatacatactggagagaaaccttactgTTGTGCTACTTGTGGAAAATACTTTAGAAAGTGTACAGACTTAAAAATTCATGAAGCAAAACACAGTGGGGAAAAACCTTATTGTtgtacagtttgtgaaaaacaCTTTGGAACAAATTATGAGTTAAAACAGCATGAAAGAATACATACTGACAAGAAACCTCACTGTTGTACAGTTTGTGGAAAACACTTTAGAGTATGTAGTTCACTAAAATATCATGAAAGAATACATagtggagagaaaccttacagttgtgacatttgtggaaaacaatttagaatTAACTCTAGCTTAAATGCACATAAACGagtacatactggggagaaaccttacacttgtgtaatatgtaataaaaaatttaaaacaaacagtgcATTAAGATATCATGAAAGAATTCACGCTGGTGTGAAACCTTACACTTGTGTAGAATGTAACAAACAGTTTAGAACAAATAAAGCACTGAGAGGTCATAAAATAATGCATACAGGAGAGAAACCTTACACTTGTGTAGTATGTAATAAACAGTTCAGAACAAATAGTGCATTAAGATATCATAAGGGAATACATACTGAGGAAAAACCTTACAGTTGCAAAATTTGTGGAAAAGACTTTAGAATAAGTAAGTCTTTAAAATATCATGAAAGAATACATACCAGAGAGAAACCTTTCAGTTGTGACTATTGTGGAAAACAATATAGAAGTAATTTTAGCTTAAAAATACATGAAGgaatacatactggagagaaaccttacacaTGTACAGTATGTGGTAAACAATTTGGAACAAATAATGCATTGAAAAagcatgaaaatatatatactggagagaaaccttactgttgtgaaaaacaatttagaaGTAACTAG